Genomic segment of bacterium:
CCTTGGGGACTTCCCGGCTCGTCACGACCCGCAGCCCCTCAAGCTCGAACGCGAGACTGGCCGGCACGGTTGCCACCAGTCCCTGGCTGTCCCACGCCTGCACGCGAAGCCCCGTGAAGTCCGTGAGCGGAGTCGCGGGTGTCGCCTCGAAAGTCAGCAAGAGGGAGTCGCCATCGCGACTCACGACCGCCGGGAGTGCACGTCCCGTGGAGGCCAGCCGCACGCTCGGTGCGAAGTGATCGGGAAACTCGGTGAGGAGAGCTTCGAGGGCGAGCTGCAGGTCGCCTGCCTGCAACGGGCTGGGGAGGGTCACCCGGGCGCGCAGGACTTCGGCGGGACGGCCGGCAGCGAAAGCCTGCTCCAGGCAGAGGCTGAAGACGATGAGGACTATGCCCATCACCGCCACCAGCAGTGTGAGTGTTTGTCGAATCATCAGGGCAGGGCTCCTCCCTTGGCAGATGCGCTCCGGCTCCTCCCTTATCGGCACCTAGCAGAGGTTCTGCAACGGACGCAAACGACCGGCCGTAGGGGCCGGTCGTAAGCACAGTCATCGCGTCGGTGGAGTGGTCCGGACCTGGTCCGTCGGGGTTAACGTCGCAGGTTGTTGGTGATGCTGAGGAGCTCGTCAGCGACCTGCACCGCTTTTGAGTTCGTCTCGAATGCCCGCTGGGCGATGATCAGATTCACGAGCTCATCGACAATGCTCACGTTGCTCTGCTCAATGAATCCCTGACGGAGCTGCCCGAAACCCTGATCAGCAGGGGTCCCCTCCTGCGGGGCACCGGAGGCATCGGTGACACCAAAGAGATTCCCGCCGAGACTCCGGAGCCCCGCCGGATTCTGGAAACGTGTCAAAGTGATCTGTCCCACGTTCACCAGCGACGCATCGCCGGGCTGAATCACGCTCACCTGACCATCGACACTGATGTCAATCGCCAGGGCATCGGGGGGAATGACAATCGGTGGGTCGAGCAGGAGTCCATCGCTGGTGACCACCTGTCCGGCGGCATCGAGCTGGAAGCTGCCATCCCGGGAATAGGCTTCGGTGCCATCGGGCTGCAGCACCCGGAAGAATCCATCGCCGGCGATGGCGATGTCCAGCGGGTTTTCGGTCTGTTGTAACGAGCCGGGGGAGAAGAGTTTCTGGGAGGCGGCGGTCTGGACCCCGAGGCCCACCCGCAGTCCGCTCGCGACCTGGCCGCCGGTGAGGGTCGTGGCGCCCGCTTCCCGCATCGTCTGATAGAAGAGGTCGTGGAATTCCGCGCGATCCTTCTTGAACCCGGCGGTGTTGGCATTCGCGACGTTATGCGCGATGGTGTCCGTCAGGAACTGGTTGGCTTCCATGCCACTGGCGGCGGTGTAGAGAGCGCGGATCACTTCGGAGCCTCCTGCTGCATTCGCGACAGAACCTGCTATCGGCGGACTGCATCAGAACTAAAGGGACTTTATCCACGACCACGACGAGCACGATCAGGCCGACTCA
This window contains:
- the flgG_1 gene encoding Flagellar basal-body rod protein FlgG; its protein translation is MIRALYTAASGMEANQFLTDTIAHNVANANTAGFKKDRAEFHDLFYQTMREAGATTLTGGQVASGLRVGLGVQTAASQKLFSPGSLQQTENPLDIAIAGDGFFRVLQPDGTEAYSRDGSFQLDAAGQVVTSDGLLLDPPIVIPPDALAIDISVDGQVSVIQPGDASLVNVGQITLTRFQNPAGLRSLGGNLFGVTDASGAPQEGTPADQGFGQLRQGFIEQSNVSIVDELVNLIIAQRAFETNSKAVQVADELLSITNNLRR